One stretch of Aeromicrobium fastidiosum DNA includes these proteins:
- a CDS encoding metallophosphoesterase: protein MRPLLWPVAAAAAGLAWSVAETRAFTLRRVTVPVLAPGSDPLRVLHLSDTHMTPGQHRKQRWLQSLAELQPDLVVNTGDNLAHLDAVPSVLSAYGDLLDVPGVFVFGSNDYFSPERKNPVRYLTGGTGVSSAGTFQRTADLPFEELRRALAGHGWVDLNNRQGELEVDGRRLSFDGVDDPHLEYDVLVDRPADATADLAIGVAHAPYLRVLDHWNRLGYPLILAGHTHGGQLRVPLLGALVTNCDLDRARARGLHTHRTDGHDPSWMHVSAGLGTSPYAQVRFACRPEATLLTLTGIDSSGSLS from the coding sequence ATGCGTCCCCTCCTGTGGCCCGTCGCCGCCGCTGCGGCCGGCCTGGCCTGGTCCGTGGCCGAGACGCGTGCCTTCACCCTGCGACGGGTGACCGTCCCCGTGCTGGCTCCCGGGTCGGACCCGCTCCGCGTGCTGCACCTGTCCGACACCCACATGACGCCCGGACAGCACCGCAAGCAGCGATGGCTGCAGTCGCTCGCCGAGCTGCAGCCCGACCTCGTGGTCAACACCGGTGACAACCTGGCCCACCTCGACGCCGTCCCGTCGGTGCTGAGCGCCTACGGCGATCTGCTCGACGTGCCCGGCGTCTTCGTGTTCGGCTCCAACGACTACTTCTCGCCGGAGCGCAAGAACCCGGTCAGGTACCTGACGGGCGGCACGGGGGTGAGCTCGGCAGGAACGTTCCAGCGCACCGCCGACCTGCCGTTCGAGGAGCTGCGCCGAGCGCTCGCCGGGCACGGGTGGGTCGACCTCAACAACCGTCAGGGCGAGCTGGAGGTCGACGGCCGCCGGCTGTCCTTCGACGGTGTCGACGACCCGCACCTCGAGTACGACGTGCTCGTCGACCGACCGGCGGACGCGACGGCCGACCTGGCGATCGGCGTCGCGCACGCGCCGTACCTGCGCGTGCTCGACCACTGGAACCGGCTCGGCTACCCGCTGATCCTCGCTGGCCACACGCACGGCGGACAGCTGCGCGTCCCGCTGCTCGGCGCGCTCGTGACCAACTGCGACCTCGATCGCGCCCGCGCCCGCGGGCTCCACACGCACCGGACCGACGGCCACGACCCCTCCTGGATGCATGTCTCGGCGGGTCTCGGCACCTCGCCGTACGCGCAGGTCAGGTTCGCTTGCCGCCCCGAGGCGACACTGCTCACCCTCACTGGGATAGACTCGTCCGGCTCCCTCTCGTAG
- a CDS encoding GatB/YqeY domain-containing protein: MSALKDQLHADLTTSMKARDALRTSTLRMVLTAITNAEVSGKEVRELSDDDVLTVLGAEAKKRREAATAFAEGDRPELAEKETAEAAILAEYLPAQLTPDEIAVIVAAAVESADAAGQGMKAMGKVMGIVSPQVKGKADGGVVAAEVKRQIGS, encoded by the coding sequence ATGTCAGCCCTCAAGGACCAGCTCCACGCCGATCTCACCACGTCGATGAAGGCGCGCGACGCGCTGCGCACGTCGACCCTGCGCATGGTGCTCACCGCGATCACCAACGCCGAGGTGTCGGGCAAGGAGGTGCGCGAGCTCAGCGACGACGACGTGCTGACGGTGCTGGGTGCCGAGGCCAAGAAGCGTCGCGAGGCCGCCACGGCCTTCGCCGAGGGCGACCGGCCCGAGCTGGCCGAGAAGGAGACCGCGGAGGCCGCGATCCTCGCGGAGTACCTGCCTGCGCAGCTGACCCCCGACGAGATCGCCGTGATCGTCGCGGCCGCCGTGGAGTCGGCGGACGCCGCGGGTCAGGGCATGAAGGCCATGGGCAAGGTCATGGGCATCGTCTCGCCCCAGGTCAAGGGCAAGGCCGACGGCGGGGTCGTCGCCGCCGAGGTCAAGCGCCAGATCGGTTCCTGA
- the recR gene encoding recombination mediator RecR, with protein sequence MYDGVIQDLIDELGQLPGIGPKSAQRIAFHLLDADPEDVRRFAATLVEVKAKVHFCSICGNVTVDAECRICADPRRDLSVLCVVEESKDVVAIERTREFRGRYHVLGGAISPIAGVGPDQLRIKELLQRLQDGAVTEVIIATDPNLEGEATATYLIRMLSPYGLRVSKLASGLPVGGDLEYADEMTLGRAFEGRTTIG encoded by the coding sequence GTGTATGACGGCGTGATCCAGGATCTGATCGATGAGCTCGGGCAGCTGCCCGGCATCGGTCCCAAGAGCGCGCAGCGGATCGCGTTCCACCTGCTCGACGCCGACCCCGAGGACGTCCGCCGGTTCGCCGCGACGCTCGTCGAGGTCAAGGCCAAGGTGCACTTCTGCTCGATCTGCGGCAACGTCACGGTCGACGCCGAGTGCCGCATCTGTGCCGACCCGCGCCGAGACCTGAGCGTCCTGTGCGTCGTCGAGGAGTCCAAGGACGTCGTCGCGATCGAGCGCACCCGTGAGTTCCGCGGGCGGTACCACGTGCTGGGCGGCGCGATCTCGCCGATCGCGGGCGTCGGACCCGATCAGCTCCGCATCAAGGAGCTGCTGCAGCGCCTGCAGGACGGTGCCGTCACCGAGGTCATCATCGCGACCGATCCCAACCTCGAGGGCGAGGCCACGGCCACCTACCTCATCCGCATGCTGTCGCCGTACGGTCTGCGGGTCAGCAAGCTGGCCAGCGGACTCCCCGTCGGCGGCGACCTCGAGTACGCCGACGAGATGACCTTGGGCCGAGCGTTCGAGGGACGGACGACGATCGGTTGA
- a CDS encoding aspartate kinase has product MGIVVQKYGGSSVADATSVKRVAQRVVATKKAGHDVVVVVSAMGDTTDDLIDLANQVSPLPPARELDMLLTAGERISMAVLAMAIGNLGQEARSFTGSQAGVITDSEHGRAKIIDVTPGRIETALAEGAIAIVAGFQGVSQTTKDITTLGRGGSDTTAVALAAALGADVCEIYTDVDGIFTADPRIVPTARQIPRISYEEMLEMAANGAKILHLRCVEYARRNDMPIHVRSSFSDKIGTWVVRSEDVILEGQPMEQAIISGVAHDRSESKITVVGVPDQVGFAAAILQALADAQINIDMVVQNVSAAATSLTDISFTLPRADGQTAMTALARLKDEVGYEKLLYDDSVGKVSIIGAGMRSEPGITAKFFRALADADINIAMISTSEIRISVVVAESQVDAAVNAAHTAFDLGTDEVEAVVYGGTGR; this is encoded by the coding sequence GTGGGCATTGTCGTCCAGAAGTACGGCGGCTCCTCGGTAGCCGACGCCACCAGCGTCAAGAGGGTCGCCCAGCGCGTCGTCGCGACCAAGAAGGCCGGTCACGACGTCGTCGTCGTGGTGTCCGCCATGGGCGACACGACCGATGACCTCATCGACCTGGCCAACCAGGTCTCGCCGCTGCCGCCCGCGCGCGAGCTCGACATGCTGCTGACCGCCGGCGAGCGCATCAGCATGGCGGTGCTGGCCATGGCGATCGGTAACCTCGGCCAGGAGGCGCGCTCGTTCACGGGCTCGCAGGCCGGCGTCATCACCGACTCCGAGCACGGCCGCGCCAAGATCATCGACGTCACTCCCGGCCGCATCGAGACGGCGCTCGCCGAAGGTGCCATCGCGATCGTCGCGGGCTTCCAGGGCGTCTCGCAGACCACCAAGGACATCACGACCCTGGGTCGTGGCGGCTCCGACACCACCGCCGTCGCCCTGGCCGCGGCGCTGGGCGCGGACGTGTGCGAGATCTACACCGACGTCGACGGCATCTTCACGGCCGATCCGCGCATCGTGCCGACGGCCCGCCAGATCCCGCGCATCTCGTACGAGGAGATGCTCGAGATGGCGGCCAACGGTGCCAAGATCCTGCACCTGCGGTGCGTCGAGTACGCCCGCCGCAACGACATGCCCATCCACGTCCGCTCGTCCTTCTCCGACAAGATCGGCACGTGGGTCGTGCGAAGCGAAGACGTCATCCTGGAAGGCCAGCCCATGGAGCAAGCAATCATCAGCGGGGTCGCGCACGACCGCAGCGAGTCCAAGATCACCGTGGTGGGCGTGCCCGACCAGGTGGGCTTCGCCGCGGCGATCCTGCAGGCGCTCGCCGACGCCCAGATCAACATCGACATGGTCGTCCAGAACGTCTCGGCGGCAGCCACCTCGCTCACCGACATCTCGTTCACGCTTCCGCGCGCTGACGGCCAGACGGCCATGACGGCGCTCGCGCGGCTCAAGGACGAGGTCGGCTACGAGAAGCTGCTGTACGACGACAGCGTCGGCAAGGTCTCGATCATCGGTGCGGGCATGCGCTCCGAGCCGGGCATCACCGCGAAGTTCTTCCGCGCGCTGGCCGATGCCGACATCAACATCGCGATGATCTCGACGTCCGAGATCCGCATCTCGGTCGTGGTGGCCGAGAGCCAGGTCGACGCGGCCGTCAACGCCGCCCACACCGCCTTCGACCTCGGCACCGACGAGGTCGAGGCCGTCGTCTACGGAGGTACCGGACGATGA
- a CDS encoding ArsA family ATPase codes for MLDVDALLDDRTTEIIVCCGSGGVGKTTTAAALALRAAEKGRTVCVLTIDPARRLAQSMGLTELDNTPRPVKGAAVDGGSLDAMMLDMKRTFDEVVEQHATPEKAAQILTNPFYVALSSSFAGTQEYMAMEKLGQLHATGRWDLIVVDTPPSRSALDFLDAPDRLSSMLDGRFIKLLLAPAKGPARLISAGFGIVTSALNKILGAQVLTDMQTFIAAFDTLFGGFRQRAEGTYALLQARGTAFVVVAAPEPAAMREASYFVERLAGEGMPLAGLVVNRVHETGADGITAADAESAADRLDGGTATAQATSELLAIHADRMRVSAREEKLKKRFSAAHPGVATVSVAALAGDVHDLDGLRLVGDLLAGRS; via the coding sequence CTGCTCGACGTCGACGCCCTGCTCGACGACCGCACGACCGAGATCATCGTGTGCTGCGGGTCCGGCGGCGTCGGCAAGACCACGACCGCCGCGGCACTCGCCCTGCGCGCGGCCGAAAAGGGCCGCACGGTCTGCGTCCTCACGATCGACCCCGCCCGCCGCTTGGCGCAGTCGATGGGTCTCACCGAGCTCGACAACACGCCCCGTCCGGTCAAGGGCGCGGCCGTCGACGGCGGCTCGCTCGACGCCATGATGCTCGACATGAAGCGGACGTTCGACGAGGTCGTCGAGCAGCACGCGACCCCCGAGAAGGCCGCACAGATCCTGACCAACCCGTTCTACGTCGCCCTCTCCAGCTCGTTCGCGGGCACGCAGGAGTACATGGCGATGGAGAAGCTCGGCCAGCTGCACGCCACCGGGCGCTGGGACCTCATCGTGGTCGACACTCCCCCGTCCCGCTCGGCGCTCGACTTCCTCGACGCGCCCGACCGGCTGTCGTCGATGCTCGACGGCCGGTTCATCAAGCTGCTGCTGGCCCCCGCGAAGGGCCCGGCGCGGCTCATCAGCGCGGGCTTCGGCATCGTCACGAGCGCCCTCAACAAGATCCTCGGCGCGCAGGTGCTCACCGACATGCAGACGTTCATCGCAGCCTTCGACACGCTCTTCGGCGGATTCCGCCAGCGGGCCGAGGGCACCTACGCCCTGCTGCAGGCGCGCGGCACGGCCTTCGTCGTCGTGGCGGCGCCCGAGCCCGCTGCGATGCGCGAGGCGTCGTACTTCGTCGAGCGCCTCGCCGGCGAGGGCATGCCGCTGGCCGGGCTCGTGGTCAACCGCGTGCACGAGACGGGTGCCGACGGCATCACGGCCGCCGACGCCGAGTCGGCCGCCGACCGGCTCGATGGCGGCACGGCCACCGCGCAGGCGACGTCCGAGCTGCTGGCGATCCACGCCGACCGCATGCGGGTGTCGGCCCGCGAGGAGAAGCTCAAGAAGCGCTTCTCCGCAGCCCACCCCGGTGTCGCCACGGTGTCGGTGGCGGCGCTGGCCGGCGACGTGCACGACCTCGACGGCCTGCGCCTCGTGGGCGACCTGCTGGCCGGACGGTCCTAG
- a CDS encoding aspartate-semialdehyde dehydrogenase, with product MTRSTTLAVVGATGQVGVAMRSILEERNFPADRVRFFASARSAGKTLPFRGEDVIIEDAEHADLSGIDIALFSAGATTSRAQVPRFAEAGAMVIDNSSAFRKDPEIPLIVSEVNPEDIALAHRRIIANPNCTTMAAMPVLKPLHDEAGLVRLVVSSYQAVSGSGIAGVRELHGQALAVVEKADELAYDGSALDFPAPQVYVDSIAFNVLPMAGSVVDDGSFETDEEQKLRNESRKILHLPDLRVSGTCVRVPVFTGHSLSINAEFSSEITAARATEILGTADGVRLVDVPTPLQAAGTDPSLVGRIRQDQSVDGNRGLVLFVSGDNLRKGAALNTIQIAELLV from the coding sequence ATGACGCGCTCCACCACCCTCGCCGTCGTCGGTGCCACCGGCCAGGTCGGCGTCGCCATGCGCAGCATCCTCGAGGAGCGGAACTTCCCGGCCGACCGGGTGCGCTTCTTCGCGTCGGCCCGCTCGGCCGGCAAGACGTTGCCGTTCCGCGGCGAGGACGTCATCATCGAGGACGCCGAGCACGCCGATCTGTCGGGCATCGACATCGCGCTGTTCTCGGCCGGCGCGACGACCTCGCGCGCCCAGGTGCCCCGGTTCGCCGAGGCCGGAGCCATGGTCATCGACAACTCGTCGGCGTTCCGCAAGGACCCCGAGATCCCGCTGATCGTCAGCGAGGTCAATCCCGAGGACATCGCGCTCGCGCACCGACGCATCATCGCCAACCCCAACTGCACCACGATGGCCGCGATGCCGGTGCTCAAGCCGCTGCACGACGAGGCCGGCCTCGTCCGCCTCGTGGTCAGCAGCTACCAGGCGGTCTCGGGCTCCGGCATCGCCGGCGTCCGTGAGCTGCACGGCCAGGCGCTGGCCGTCGTCGAGAAGGCTGACGAGCTGGCCTACGACGGCTCGGCCCTCGACTTCCCGGCCCCGCAGGTCTACGTCGACTCGATCGCGTTCAACGTGCTGCCGATGGCGGGTTCGGTCGTCGACGACGGCTCGTTCGAGACCGACGAGGAGCAGAAGCTCCGCAACGAGAGCCGCAAGATCCTGCACCTCCCCGATCTGCGGGTCTCCGGCACGTGCGTGCGCGTCCCGGTGTTCACGGGTCACTCGCTCTCGATCAACGCCGAGTTCTCGTCCGAGATCACCGCGGCCCGGGCCACCGAGATCCTGGGCACGGCCGACGGCGTGCGGCTCGTCGACGTGCCGACGCCGCTGCAGGCCGCCGGTACCGATCCGAGCCTCGTCGGACGCATCCGCCAGGACCAGTCGGTCGACGGCAACCGCGGCCTCGTGCTGTTCGTGAGCGGCGACAACCTGCGCAAGGGTGCGGCGCTCAACACGATCCAGATCGCGGAACTGCTGGTCTGA
- the aroQ gene encoding type II 3-dehydroquinate dehydratase yields MSTPSRLLLVNGPNLNMLGSREPEVYGHDTLADIERVVAEVAASASYEVRAVQSNHEGVLIDAVHAARDDCAGIVINPGAFTHTSIALRDALLAAALPVVEVHLSNVHRREPFRHHSYVSDIAEVVVVGAGIDGYGFAVQQLVRVLG; encoded by the coding sequence GTGAGCACCCCTTCGCGCCTGCTGCTGGTCAACGGTCCCAACCTCAACATGCTGGGCTCCCGTGAGCCCGAGGTGTACGGCCACGACACCCTGGCCGACATCGAGAGGGTCGTCGCCGAGGTAGCCGCGTCGGCGTCCTACGAGGTGCGTGCCGTGCAGAGCAACCACGAGGGCGTCCTGATCGACGCCGTCCACGCGGCGCGCGACGACTGCGCGGGCATCGTCATCAACCCCGGTGCCTTCACGCACACGTCGATCGCGCTGCGGGACGCCCTGCTGGCCGCCGCTCTGCCGGTCGTCGAGGTGCACCTGTCGAACGTCCACCGCCGCGAGCCGTTCAGGCACCACTCGTACGTCTCCGACATCGCGGAGGTCGTCGTGGTGGGTGCCGGCATCGACGGCTACGGGTTCGCGGTGCAGCAGCTCGTGCGCGTGCTGGGCTGA
- the pip gene encoding prolyl aminopeptidase — translation MRDLYPEIEPYETGLLDVGDGQLVHYEISGNPDGKPAVYLHGGPGAGSNPQQRRVFDPARYRIVLFDQRGCGRSTPHASEPDADLTAITTWHLVADIEALRAHLGIETWLVCGGSWGSALALAYAETHPDRVTELVLRGIFTLRRSEIDWFYEGGAAHVYPDLWEGFVEPVPEAERGRLVQAYRRLLEDPDPAVHVPAARAWARWESSTITLLPDAHMVEQFTQDAFAVAFARIENHFFTHDGWFGDEQLIRDAGRLRDIPGVIVQGRYDMCTPATTAWDLHRAWPEAELHMIADAGHALSEPGIVDAIVAATDRFAL, via the coding sequence ATGCGTGACCTGTACCCCGAGATCGAGCCCTACGAGACCGGCCTGCTCGACGTCGGCGACGGACAGCTCGTCCATTACGAGATCAGCGGCAACCCCGACGGCAAGCCGGCCGTCTACCTGCACGGTGGCCCGGGGGCAGGCTCCAACCCGCAGCAGCGGCGGGTGTTCGACCCCGCCCGCTACCGCATCGTGCTGTTCGACCAGCGCGGATGCGGACGGAGCACGCCCCACGCCAGCGAGCCCGATGCCGACCTGACCGCCATCACGACGTGGCACCTCGTCGCCGACATCGAGGCTTTGCGTGCCCACCTCGGCATCGAGACGTGGCTGGTGTGCGGTGGGTCGTGGGGCTCTGCTCTCGCCCTGGCCTACGCCGAGACGCACCCGGACCGGGTCACAGAGCTCGTCCTGCGCGGAATCTTCACGCTGCGCCGCAGCGAGATCGACTGGTTCTACGAGGGCGGAGCGGCGCACGTCTACCCCGACCTGTGGGAAGGCTTCGTCGAGCCCGTGCCCGAGGCCGAGCGAGGCCGGCTCGTGCAGGCGTACCGCCGGCTGCTGGAGGATCCCGATCCCGCCGTCCACGTGCCCGCGGCCCGCGCGTGGGCGCGGTGGGAGTCGTCCACCATCACGCTGCTGCCCGATGCCCACATGGTCGAGCAGTTCACGCAGGACGCCTTCGCGGTGGCCTTCGCCCGCATCGAGAACCACTTCTTCACCCACGACGGGTGGTTCGGCGACGAGCAGCTCATCCGCGACGCCGGACGCCTGCGCGACATCCCGGGCGTCATCGTCCAGGGCCGCTACGACATGTGCACGCCCGCGACCACCGCGTGGGACCTGCACCGGGCCTGGCCGGAGGCCGAGCTGCACATGATCGCGGACGCGGGGCACGCGCTCAGCGAACCGGGCATCGTCGACGCGATCGTCGCCGCCACCGACCGCTTCGCGCTCTGA
- a CDS encoding WhiB family transcriptional regulator → MWNENWAADAACRGKSDALFVKGAEQNRAKQVCGTCEVRAECLAEALDNRIEWGVWGGMTERERRALLRRRPNVTAWRSVLSVAV, encoded by the coding sequence ATGTGGAACGAAAACTGGGCGGCCGATGCCGCGTGTCGGGGCAAGTCAGATGCCCTGTTCGTCAAGGGCGCGGAGCAGAACCGCGCCAAGCAGGTCTGCGGCACGTGCGAGGTCCGGGCCGAGTGCCTGGCCGAGGCGCTCGACAACCGCATCGAGTGGGGCGTCTGGGGTGGCATGACCGAGCGTGAGCGCCGTGCGCTGCTGCGTCGCCGTCCCAACGTGACCGCATGGCGCAGCGTCCTCTCCGTCGCGGTCTGA
- a CDS encoding transglycosylase domain-containing protein, with translation MASEDFRDSLRRAAQSETHSKRKPVLIAAMGRLSLLAGVLVALVLIPTTTIVAMTVTKVSDDVIALPLKLEDQPNAQTSRLLASNGDLIAYFYSQNRQDVPLAEIAPVMQDAIISIEDARFYEHGALDLKGTLRALVNNAAEGQTQGGSSITQQLVKQTLISQATTKEQVAAAQKQSVSRKIRELKLAIAYEEKHTKKEILERYLNLAYFGDGAYGISAAASHYFSKSPSELNARQAATLAGLVKNPVDFDPNVYPEKALQRRNTVLAVMERLGKITPEVSKRYQASALGLKVTDYPNGCVGVTGEFSCDYARRWLEAQPALGATVEERRDKLLRGGLTIKSNIDLTMQAAADKAVRDTVKPTDGAIGAMAMVEPGTGKVRAVAQSRPIGDDPKKGESYINFAVPPAYGDSGGFQAGSTFKMFTTAAALKNGIDVGQTYNSPPSLTMAPGSYFDCEGGGTGEWKVKNSTTSGRKNMYTGLRQSVNTYFAQLEKQAGLCNTVRAAESMGIKVPFDPSKGITDQVGPFTLGVTSVSPLDMAAAYATPASGGMYCKPRPVDEILDANGEVLKKFDASCERVLTQGQAAQINDILRGVQEPGGFGFSNGTGLNIPSAAKTGTTNGNQAVWYTGYTPELATASMVAGVVTNSKDTNTNGRPKTLVGVTINGSPLNFASVGGSSVAGPMWAKAMQAIQSSLSPVNFDPPPKRQPAAKAATKKKNDDD, from the coding sequence ATGGCCTCGGAGGATTTTCGCGACTCGCTGCGCCGCGCCGCGCAGTCCGAGACGCACAGCAAGCGCAAACCCGTCCTGATCGCTGCGATGGGACGCCTGTCGCTGCTCGCCGGCGTGCTCGTGGCGCTTGTGCTGATCCCGACCACGACGATCGTCGCCATGACGGTCACCAAGGTCAGCGACGACGTCATCGCCCTGCCGCTGAAGCTCGAGGACCAGCCCAACGCCCAGACGTCCCGGCTGCTCGCCTCCAACGGCGACCTGATCGCCTACTTCTACAGCCAGAACCGCCAGGACGTCCCGCTGGCCGAGATCGCCCCGGTCATGCAGGACGCCATCATCTCGATCGAGGACGCCCGCTTCTACGAGCACGGCGCACTCGACCTCAAGGGCACGCTGCGCGCCCTCGTCAACAACGCCGCCGAGGGCCAGACCCAGGGCGGCTCGTCGATCACCCAACAGCTCGTCAAGCAGACGCTCATCTCGCAGGCCACGACGAAGGAACAGGTCGCGGCCGCCCAGAAGCAGTCGGTGTCACGCAAGATCCGCGAGCTCAAGCTCGCCATCGCGTACGAGGAAAAGCACACCAAGAAGGAGATCCTCGAGCGCTACCTCAACCTGGCCTACTTCGGCGACGGCGCCTACGGCATCAGCGCGGCGGCCAGCCACTACTTCTCCAAGAGTCCCAGCGAGCTCAACGCTCGCCAGGCGGCAACGCTCGCCGGCCTGGTCAAGAACCCTGTCGACTTCGACCCCAACGTGTATCCCGAGAAGGCCCTTCAGCGGCGCAACACGGTCCTGGCCGTCATGGAGCGGCTCGGCAAGATCACCCCCGAGGTCTCGAAGCGCTACCAGGCCTCAGCGCTCGGCCTCAAGGTCACCGACTACCCCAACGGCTGCGTCGGCGTCACGGGCGAGTTCTCGTGCGACTACGCCCGCCGGTGGCTCGAGGCCCAGCCGGCGCTCGGCGCGACGGTCGAGGAGCGACGCGACAAGCTGCTGCGTGGCGGACTGACGATCAAGTCCAACATCGACCTGACGATGCAGGCCGCGGCCGACAAGGCCGTGCGCGACACCGTCAAGCCCACCGACGGCGCGATCGGGGCCATGGCCATGGTCGAGCCCGGCACCGGCAAGGTGCGTGCTGTCGCCCAGTCGCGGCCCATCGGCGACGACCCCAAGAAGGGCGAGTCGTACATCAACTTCGCCGTGCCGCCCGCCTACGGCGACTCGGGCGGCTTCCAGGCCGGCTCGACGTTCAAGATGTTCACGACCGCCGCTGCCCTGAAGAACGGCATCGACGTCGGCCAGACCTACAACTCGCCCCCCAGCCTGACGATGGCTCCGGGCAGCTACTTCGACTGCGAAGGCGGCGGCACCGGCGAGTGGAAGGTCAAGAACTCCACGACGTCCGGTCGCAAGAACATGTACACGGGCCTGCGCCAGTCGGTCAACACGTACTTCGCCCAGCTCGAGAAGCAGGCGGGCCTCTGCAACACCGTTAGGGCCGCGGAGTCGATGGGCATCAAGGTGCCGTTCGATCCCTCGAAGGGCATCACCGACCAGGTGGGTCCGTTCACGCTCGGTGTCACGAGCGTCAGCCCGCTCGACATGGCCGCCGCCTACGCCACTCCCGCCTCTGGCGGCATGTACTGCAAGCCGCGTCCGGTCGACGAGATCCTCGACGCCAACGGCGAGGTGCTCAAGAAGTTCGACGCGAGCTGCGAGCGGGTGCTCACGCAGGGCCAGGCCGCCCAGATCAACGACATCCTGCGCGGCGTGCAGGAGCCCGGCGGCTTCGGCTTCAGCAACGGCACGGGTCTCAACATCCCCTCGGCGGCCAAGACCGGTACGACCAACGGCAACCAGGCCGTCTGGTACACCGGCTACACGCCCGAGCTCGCGACCGCCTCGATGGTCGCCGGCGTCGTGACCAACAGCAAGGACACGAACACCAACGGCAGGCCCAAGACCTTGGTCGGCGTGACGATCAACGGCAGCCCGCTCAACTTCGCCAGCGTCGGCGGCAGCTCGGTGGCCGGCCCCATGTGGGCCAAGGCCATGCAGGCCATCCAGTCGAGCCTGTCACCGGTCAACTTCGACCCGCCGCCCAAGCGTCAGCCGGCGGCCAAGGCAGCGACCAAGAAGAAGAACGACGACGACTGA
- a CDS encoding FUSC family protein: protein MTQHVTARPWHRRVPADVWRVVTTMAAVLGTFATALALHEAFGFGSALVVLSVVLSLTLGRHETDASSGARAARLATLVLVAVAAHLVAVTLFDHAVLGTLLLVAGLSLPIAIRRFGPTWSRLGTLMSLPLVAVLTTPAVAAPAPGDTWWAPVMAVVAYAWVVASMLVARAGGVAHATPPPAPARTRPARRLDASARMAIQMATSLGLSAVIGHLAFGGHWPWLVITAFVVCAGNRGRGDVLVKGAERVVGAVVGTLLATLLAGHVARGSHLVVALVFVALAVGVWLRPRGYAFWAASITAALALLYGFYGVGGTHLLAERVLGVVIGGIIAVAVSWVVVPVRSHDVALLRVADVLRAVQEVLDEHLRQRLVDHGELDAAIHDLHPIRSTWAVHRRTTRDTATPADAIESVDELVLAVRGLPERADRAVIGRAARQLGAARRRLRDERSVASLTGDLRSIAQSVRDAAGHR from the coding sequence ATGACCCAGCACGTGACGGCCCGGCCGTGGCACCGGCGCGTGCCTGCGGACGTGTGGCGCGTTGTCACCACGATGGCCGCCGTCCTCGGCACCTTCGCGACCGCCCTGGCCCTGCACGAGGCCTTCGGATTCGGCAGCGCCTTGGTGGTCCTGTCGGTCGTGCTGTCCCTCACGCTCGGCCGGCACGAGACAGACGCCTCCTCGGGCGCCCGCGCGGCACGGCTCGCGACGCTCGTGCTCGTCGCAGTGGCCGCGCACCTCGTGGCCGTCACGTTGTTCGACCACGCGGTGCTCGGAACCCTGCTGCTCGTCGCAGGCCTCAGCCTGCCCATCGCGATCCGCCGCTTCGGACCGACCTGGTCGCGCCTGGGAACCCTGATGAGCCTGCCCCTGGTCGCTGTCCTGACCACACCCGCAGTCGCCGCGCCTGCTCCGGGCGACACCTGGTGGGCCCCGGTCATGGCCGTCGTCGCGTACGCCTGGGTCGTCGCGTCGATGCTCGTGGCCCGCGCCGGCGGCGTCGCGCACGCCACGCCACCGCCTGCCCCGGCGCGGACGCGTCCCGCCCGCCGGCTCGACGCGAGCGCCCGCATGGCGATCCAGATGGCGACCTCCCTCGGCCTCTCAGCGGTGATCGGTCACCTCGCTTTCGGTGGACACTGGCCGTGGCTCGTCATCACGGCGTTCGTCGTCTGCGCGGGCAACCGCGGCCGCGGCGACGTCCTCGTGAAGGGCGCGGAGCGCGTCGTCGGCGCGGTCGTCGGCACGCTCCTCGCCACCCTGCTGGCAGGCCACGTCGCGCGCGGCTCGCACCTCGTCGTCGCGCTGGTGTTCGTCGCCCTCGCTGTCGGCGTGTGGCTGCGGCCACGCGGCTACGCGTTCTGGGCGGCCAGCATCACGGCGGCTCTGGCCCTGCTCTACGGCTTCTACGGGGTCGGCGGCACGCACCTGCTGGCCGAGCGGGTGCTCGGGGTCGTGATCGGCGGGATCATCGCCGTCGCGGTGTCGTGGGTCGTGGTGCCGGTCAGGAGCCACGACGTCGCCCTGCTCCGCGTGGCCGACGTGCTGCGCGCCGTGCAGGAGGTGCTGGACGAGCACCTGCGCCAGCGCCTCGTCGACCACGGCGAGCTCGACGCCGCGATCCACGACCTCCACCCCATCCGGTCGACCTGGGCGGTCCACCGCCGCACGACTCGCGACACCGCGACACCCGCCGACGCCATCGAGAGCGTCGACGAGCTCGTGCTGGCCGTGCGTGGTCTGCCGGAGAGGGCGGACCGAGCCGTGATCGGCAGGGCCGCCAGACAGCTCGGCGCAGCGCGGCGTCGCCTGCGCGACGAGCGGAGCGTGGCATCCCTCACTGGTGACCTGCGGTCGATCGCGCAGTCGGTGCGCGACGCGGCCGGGCACCGGTGA